A region of Streptomyces halobius DNA encodes the following proteins:
- a CDS encoding NUDIX hydrolase: MSLREDAARVLKEWPAPSPGQERLRLSYLDHLAAHQDGMWKPCRDGHLTASALVIDPAGGRVLLTLHRKLEMWLQMGGHCEPEDASLADAALREAREESGIAQGLTLLPGGPVRLDRHHTPCAWHLDVQYAALAPGDAVAEISDESLDLRWFAYDEVPGVADASVVRLVERARALL; encoded by the coding sequence GTGAGTCTGCGCGAGGACGCGGCGCGGGTGCTCAAGGAGTGGCCCGCGCCGTCGCCCGGTCAGGAGCGGCTGCGGCTGTCGTATCTGGATCATCTCGCCGCCCATCAGGACGGCATGTGGAAGCCCTGCCGGGACGGGCATCTCACGGCGAGTGCGCTGGTGATCGATCCGGCCGGCGGCCGGGTGCTGCTCACGCTGCACCGCAAGCTGGAGATGTGGCTCCAGATGGGCGGTCACTGCGAGCCGGAGGACGCCTCCTTGGCGGACGCCGCGCTGCGGGAGGCGCGTGAGGAGTCCGGAATCGCGCAGGGGCTGACGCTGCTGCCCGGCGGGCCGGTGCGGCTGGACCGTCATCACACGCCGTGCGCCTGGCATTTGGACGTCCAGTACGCGGCGCTGGCGCCCGGGGACGCAGTGGCGGAGATCAGCGACGAGTCGCTGGACCTGCGGTGGTTCGCGTACGACGAGGTGCCCGGTGTCGCCGACGCGTCGGTGGTGCGACTGGTGGAGCGCGCCCGCGCGCTCCTGTAG